From one Callithrix jacchus isolate 240 chromosome 2, calJac240_pri, whole genome shotgun sequence genomic stretch:
- the SCGB3A2 gene encoding secretoglobin family 3A member 2, with product MKLVTIFLLMTISLCSYSATAFLINKVPLPVDKLAPLPLDNILPFMDPLKLLLKTLGISVEHLVEGLRKCVNELGPEASEAVKKLLEALSHLV from the exons ATGAAGCTGGTAACTATCTTCCTGCTGATGACCATCAGCCTTTGTAGTTACTCTG CTACTGCCTTCCTCATCAACAAAGTGCCCCTTCCTGTTGACAAGTTGGCACCTTTACCTCTGGACAACATTCTTCCCTTTATGGATCCATTAAAGCTTCTTCTTAAAACACTGGGCATTTCTGTTGAGCACCTTGTGGAGGGGTTAAGGAAGTGTGTGAATGAGCTGGGACCAGAGGCTTCTGAAGCTGTGAAGAAACTGCTG GAGGCGCTATCACACTTGGTGTGA